From Leptotrichia trevisanii DSM 22070:
GCAGTATGAAATATAACACTTTTGAAGCGATTTTTAGGCTTCCCAGATTTTGGAAGGAAGAAAAAGAAATAACAGATAAGGCACTTGATTTACTGGATATTTTTGATATGGCTGAAATGGAAAATATTACAGCTGGAAACTTGTCTTATGGACAGCAGAGAAAATTGGAAATAGCAAGGGCTTTGGCAACAAATCCCAAATTATTGCTATTGGATGAACCAGCAGCAGGAATGAATCCGAATGAAACTAAAGAATTAATGAACACAATCAGCTTTATAAGAAATAAATTTAAAATTGCAATCCTGTTAATTGAGCATGATATGGACTTGGTAATGGGAATTTGTGAAAGGCTTTATGTGCTAAATTTTGGAAAAATTATTGCTTCTGGACTGCCTGATGAAATTCAGAATAATAAGGAAGTTATTGCGGCTTATTTAGGAGAGTAGAATTTAAGCGGAAAATTAATAAAATTAGCAAAAAGACTAACTATATAATGTCAAGTTTTTTTTCAAAAAAAAACAAAAAATTTTTTTTGAAGAATTTATGTAAATTTTTGCATAACAAAATAGATAATTTAATAATTTAAATTATTCAAATGATTAATTAATGATATTTTTAAAAAGTTCGTTTTTAGTTTGTAAATGGTAAATAACTCTGACTAATTTTTTAACAACGTGAGATATGGCAACATTAAAATGTTTACCTTGAGAACGTTTTCTGGCAAGATGTTCCTTAAATACAGGGCAGTAGATACTGGTTAGTCTTGCAGCATTGTATAAAGCGTATCTGAGCGCTTTTGAACCACGTTTTTCCATTTTAGCAGAGCTAGC
This genomic window contains:
- a CDS encoding ABC transporter ATP-binding protein → MSLLKTTDLGISFGGLRAVDDVNIEIKEGELIGLIGPNGAGKTTIFNLLTGVYKPTDGDISINQISINKKTTPQIVALGVARTFQNIRLFKELTVLDNVKMALNSSMKYNTFEAIFRLPRFWKEEKEITDKALDLLDIFDMAEMENITAGNLSYGQQRKLEIARALATNPKLLLLDEPAAGMNPNETKELMNTISFIRNKFKIAILLIEHDMDLVMGICERLYVLNFGKIIASGLPDEIQNNKEVIAAYLGE